CCGTAACTTTAAAACCATGGGGGAGTGTACCTGCTCCATGGACGGGCATAATCCGCTGTGCGGCGATAAGCTGACCGTATTTATAAAAATGGACGGCGACACACTCAAAGATTTAAG
This bacterium DNA region includes the following protein-coding sequences:
- a CDS encoding iron-sulfur cluster assembly scaffold protein — encoded protein: MSDLRELYQQVIIDHSKNPRNFKTMGECTCSMDGHNPLCGDKLTVFIKMDGDTLKDL